A DNA window from Malus domestica chromosome 12, GDT2T_hap1 contains the following coding sequences:
- the LOC103450232 gene encoding elicitor-responsive protein 1-like codes for MAGGVLEVTLVEAQGLKNMDFFVKMNTYVVIQYGNQKHTSNVAKGSGTKPIWNEKFTFNVEYPGGEDHKYMLWFRIMDTQKLLDHDVVVGESKVYVKDVIALGTERGKAELRSAKHRVVLQDKTYAGEISVALTFTLNS; via the exons atggcagGTGGTGTATTGGAGGTCACATTGGTTGAAGCTCAGGGCCTCAAGAACatggatttttttg TAAAGATGAACACGTACGTTGTAATCCAATATGGAAATCAAAAGCATACAAGCAACGTGGCCAAAG GATCAGGAACGAAACCAATATGGAATGAAAAGTTTACATTCAACGTGGAATATCCTGGAGGCGAAGATCACAAATATATGCTTTGGTTTCGTATCATGGACACCCAAAAGCTCTTGGACCATGATGTAGTTGTCGGTGAATCCAA GGTGTACGTGAAGGATGTGATAGCGTTGGGCACAGAGAGAGGAAAGGCTGAACTTCGATCTGCAAAGCACAGAGTTGTCCTTCAAGACAAGACTTATGCCGGAGAGATCTCTGTTGCTTTAACTTTCACCTTAAATTCATGA